In Canis aureus isolate CA01 chromosome 6, VMU_Caureus_v.1.0, whole genome shotgun sequence, one genomic interval encodes:
- the SERTAD4 gene encoding SERTA domain-containing protein 4 — protein MTLVLSMNRFCEPIVSEGAAEIAGYQTLWEADSYGGPSPPGPAQAPLQGDRGAGPPLAGSHYRGISNPITTSKITYFKRKYVEEEDFHPPLSSCSHKTISIFEERAHILYMSLEKLKFIDDPEVYLRRSVLINNLMKRIHGEIIMQNNWCFPACSFNGTSAQEWFMAQDCPYRKRPRMAKEECEKFHACCFYQECGGHYLNGPLSLHASVGSASTTAPSSSSSSSSSSSSSSSSSPPLPLPSCSHQVDFDVGSAPVYKGDGQVPANEIFVTNVRSLGVQEKAPVSDEKANNDTSRDGGPLSHEPGGNDLAFECKGQFYDYFETGYNEKSNVSESWKKSLRKKEPSPSNKPCCGKGSKI, from the exons ATGACTCTGGTTCTGTCCATGAATAGATTCTGCGAGCCCATTGTCTCAGAAGGAGCTGCTGAAATTGCTGGGTACCAGACGCTATGGGAGGCTGACAGCTACGGAGGACCGAGCCCCCCTGGGCCAGCACAGGCTCCTCTCCAGGGAGACCGGGGAGCCGGTCCCCCACTGGCAG GATCACATTACAGGGGAATTTCAAATCCTATAACAACATCCAAGATCACATACTTTAAGAGGAAGTATGTGGAAGAAGAGGATTTTCACCCACCACTCAGCAGCTGTAGCCataaa ACCATCTCAATTTTTGAGGAACGAGCCCACATCCTTTATATGTCCTTAGAAAAGCTAAAGTTTATCGATGATCCCGAAGTGTACCTCCGAAGATCTGTCCTTATAAACAATTTGATGAAAAGGATCCATGGAGAAATCATCATGCAGAATAACTGGTGCTTTCCTGCCTGCTCTTTCAATGGCACCTCCGCCCAAGAGTGGTTTATGGCTCAAGACTGTCCTTACCGGAAACGACCACGGATGGCCAAAGAGGAGTGTGAAAAGTTTCATGCCTGCTGCTTTTACCAAGAATGTGGTGGTCACTACCTAAATGGACCCCTTTCTCTCCATGCTAGTGTCGGAAGTGCCTCCACCACTGCCccgtcttcctcctcctcctcctcctcctcctcctcctcctcctcctcctcctccccccctctgCCTTTACCGAGTTGTTCCCACCAGGTGGATTTTGATGTAGGCAGCGCACCTGTTTACAAAGGTGATGGCCAGGTACCTGCCAATGAAATCTTTGTCACTAATGTCAGGTCACTAGGTGTTCAGGAAAAGGCCCCAGTAAGTGATGAGAAAGCAAATAATGACACCAGCAGGGATGGTGGCCCCCTAAGCCATGAACCTGGGGGAAATGACCTTGCTTTTGAGTGCAAAGGCCAATTCTACGATTATTTTGAGACTGGATATAATGAAAAAAGCAATGTGAGTGAGTCTTGGAAAAAGTCCTTAAGGAAAAAGGAGCCTTCACCAAGTAACAAACCGTGCTGTGGCAAAGGGAGTAAAATATGA